A region from the Gavia stellata isolate bGavSte3 chromosome 12, bGavSte3.hap2, whole genome shotgun sequence genome encodes:
- the IL17RD gene encoding interleukin-17 receptor D, with protein sequence MESQPFVNLKFETDYFVKIVPFPSIKNESNYHPFFFRTRPCELLLQPENLVCKPYWKPRNLNVTQQGFNMQVSFDHAPHNFGFRYYFLHYKLKHEGPFKQKTCKQEQNTDTTSCILQNVSPGDYIIELVDDTNTTRKTMHYALKPVHSPWAGPIRAIAITVPLVVISAFATLFTVMCRKKQQENIYSHLDEESSESSAYAAGLHVERLRPRPKVFICYSSKDCQKHINVIQCFAYFLQDFCGCEVALDLWEDVKICKEGQKEWLIKKINESQFIIIVCSKGMKYFIEKKNWKHRGVTKDAGKGELFLFAVLTVAEKLRQAKQNSNDLCKFIAVYFDYSCEGDIPGILDLSTKYKLMDNLPQLYSHLHSRDLSVQDSEVFPVNISKRNYFRSKSGRSLYVAICNMHQFIDQEPDWFEKQFIPFPPPSLHYSEPVMEKFDSGLVLNDLVNKQVMDGDFYLKTDVNIISAGNSDSHCIIQHLNLGEEIETQDIQGGGSSVLHPLLHVVKASNLKDMPRDSGIYDTSVPSSELSLPLMEGLLADQIETSSVAGSVSSSSGLGEEEPPVITATKFLVPGICKAELHCHIHTDELQAIAPL encoded by the exons ATGGAATCCCAGCCCTTTGTAAATCTGAAGTTTGAAACGGATTACTTTGTAAAGattgttccttttccttccattaaaaatgaaagtaattacCACCCATTTTTCTTCCGAACTAGAC CATGTGAATTATTGCTACAGCCAGAAAACCTTGTCTGCAAACCTT ACTGGAAGCCAAGGAATTTGAATGTTACCCAGCAGGGTTTTAACATGCAAGTGTCCTTTGATCATGCACCTCACAACTTTGGGTTTAGATATTACTTTCTTCACTACAAACTTAAGCATGAAGGGCCATTTAAGCAAAAGACCTGCAAACAG GAGCAAAACACAGATACTACAAGTTGTATTCTTCAGAATGTATCTCCAGGGGATTATATAATTGAG CTGGTTGATGACACTAATACAACAAGGAAAACAATGCACTATGCGCTAAAACCAG tacATTCTCCATGGGCTGGACCGATAAGAGCTATTGCCATTACAGTCCCTTTAGTTGTCATTTCAGCATTTGCAACGCTTTTCACAGTGATGTGCCGCAAGAAACAGCAAG AAAATATCTATTCCCATCTAGATGAGGAGAGCTCAGAATCTTCAGCATATGCTGCAGGTCTCCACGTGGAAAGACTTCGTCCCCGGCCAAAAGTGTTCATCTGCTATTCCAGTAAAGATTGCCAGAAACACATTAATGTCATCCAGTGCTTCGCTTATTTTCTACAGGACTTTTGTGGCTGTGAG gtcgCTCTAGATTTGTGGGAAGATGTAAAAATTTGTAAAGAAGGTCAGAAAGAGtggcttattaaaaaaataaacgaGTCCCAGTTTATCATCATTGTGTGTTCCAAGGGAATGAAATACTTCATTGAAAAAAAGAACTGGAAACACAGAGGGGTAACCAAAGATGCAGGGAAAGGAGAACTCTTTCTGTTTGCTGTGTTGACTGTTGCAGAGAAGCTTCGTCAAGCAAAGCAGAATTCGAATGACCTCTGCAAGTTCATCGCAGTCTACTTTGATTACTCCTGTGAAGGAGACATCCCTGGTATTCTGGATCTAAGTACAAAATACAAACTCATGGATAATCTCCCTCAGCTGTATTCACATTTACACTCCAGAGATCTTAGTGTACAGGATTCAGAGGTGTTTCCTGTTAACATTAGtaaaaggaattatttcagGAGCAAATCTGGGAGGTCCCTCTATGTTGCCATTTGCAATATGCATCAGTTCATTGATCAGGAACCAGACTGGtttgaaaaacaatttattcccttccctccacctTCTTTACATTACTCGGAGCCTGTCATGGAAAAATTTGATTCAGGCTTGGTTTTAAATGACTTAGTGAATAAACAGGTGATGGATGGCGATTTTTACCTGAAAACAGatgtaaatattatttcagcTGGGAATTCAGACTCTCACTGTATAATTCAGCACTTAAACCTTGGAGAAGAAATAGAAACTCAGGACATTCAAGGTGGTGGCAGCTCTGTTCTTCACCCATTGTTACATGTTGTTAAAGCTTCAAATCTTAAAGATATGCCTCGAGATTCTGGAATCTATGATACATCTGTTCCTTCATCTGAATTGTCTTTACCTTTAATGGAAGGACTATTGGCAGACCAAATTGAAACATCTTCTGTTGCAGGAAGTGTTTCTTCATCGTCAGGTTTAG gTGAAGAAGAACCTCCTGTAATCACTGCTACAAAATTCTTAGTGCCTGGAATATGTAAAGCAGAACTTCACTGCCATATCCATACTGATGAACTGCAGGCAATTGCTCCTTTATAA